From Halomicrobium salinisoli, the proteins below share one genomic window:
- a CDS encoding MinD/ParA family ATP-binding protein: MLAVVGGKGGCGKTTTTACLARALAAEGAAPVAVDADRDMPDLHLVAGAPAEPGLGRLASGGLRAATHRASELHGVRVVPAGDGSDADLTDAARRLRSLDGPVLLDAPAGASPDAAVPLRVADRALVVTTPSRESLEDAAKSAAMAETLDAPAVGSVVVRSDGAVDPAPLLDCPTLGHVPAAADPLSAAGVERAYDRVVTRFRRNI, from the coding sequence ATGCTCGCCGTAGTGGGCGGAAAGGGCGGCTGTGGCAAGACCACGACGACGGCCTGTCTGGCGCGGGCGCTGGCGGCGGAGGGCGCCGCGCCGGTCGCCGTCGACGCGGACCGGGACATGCCGGACCTCCACCTGGTCGCCGGCGCGCCGGCCGAGCCGGGGCTGGGACGGCTCGCGAGCGGGGGGTTGCGGGCGGCGACCCATCGCGCGTCAGAGCTGCACGGCGTCCGCGTCGTTCCGGCCGGAGACGGCTCGGACGCGGACCTGACCGACGCGGCCCGGCGGCTCCGCTCGCTCGACGGGCCGGTCCTGCTGGACGCGCCGGCGGGGGCGTCGCCGGACGCGGCGGTCCCGCTGCGGGTCGCGGACCGGGCCCTCGTCGTGACCACGCCCTCGCGAGAGAGCCTAGAGGACGCCGCGAAGAGCGCGGCGATGGCCGAGACGCTGGACGCACCGGCGGTCGGGTCCGTCGTCGTCCGGAGCGACGGCGCGGTCGACCCGGCGCCGCTGCTCGACTGCCCGACGCTGGGCCACGTGCCGGCGGCCGCAGACCCCCTCTCCGCC
- the pyrB gene encoding aspartate carbamoyltransferase: protein MRQDHIISAKQLSRADIEEVLDRAADIAEDPGAYADRYEGTLLGLLFFEPSTRTKMSFSAAMKRLGGDIVDMGTVESSSVKKGESLADTVRVVEGYADALVLRHPSEGSAKMAGEFVDVPLINAGDGAGQHPTQTLLDLYTIRENAGFDDLSIGIMGDLKYGRTVHSLAHALTNFDARQHFVSPESLRLPRSVRYDLHEAGAEVREHTDLDEVLSELDVLYVTRIQQERFPDEDEYREVAGEYQIDESTLAAARDDLTIMHPLPRVDEIAHGVDETEQATYFQQAHNGVPVRMAILDLLLGGDR from the coding sequence ATGCGCCAGGACCACATCATCAGCGCGAAACAGCTCTCCCGAGCGGACATCGAGGAGGTGCTGGACCGCGCTGCGGACATCGCCGAGGACCCGGGCGCGTACGCGGACCGGTACGAGGGGACGCTTCTGGGCCTGCTCTTCTTCGAGCCGAGCACGCGGACGAAGATGAGCTTCTCGGCGGCGATGAAGCGGCTGGGCGGCGATATCGTCGACATGGGGACGGTCGAGTCCTCCAGCGTCAAGAAGGGCGAGTCGCTGGCCGACACCGTCCGCGTCGTCGAGGGATACGCCGACGCGCTCGTGTTGCGCCACCCCAGCGAGGGGTCGGCCAAGATGGCCGGCGAGTTCGTCGACGTCCCGCTGATCAACGCCGGCGACGGCGCCGGGCAGCACCCCACCCAGACGCTGCTGGACCTCTACACCATCCGCGAGAACGCGGGCTTCGACGACCTCTCGATCGGGATCATGGGCGACCTGAAGTACGGCCGGACCGTCCACTCGCTGGCCCACGCGCTGACCAACTTCGACGCGCGCCAGCACTTCGTCAGCCCCGAGAGCCTCCGGCTCCCCCGGAGCGTCCGCTACGACCTCCACGAGGCCGGCGCGGAGGTCCGCGAGCACACCGACCTCGACGAGGTGCTGTCCGAACTGGACGTCCTCTACGTCACCCGGATCCAGCAGGAGCGGTTCCCCGACGAGGACGAGTACCGCGAGGTCGCCGGGGAGTACCAGATCGACGAGAGCACCCTGGCGGCCGCGCGGGACGACCTCACCATCATGCATCCGCTGCCCCGCGTCGACGAGATCGCCCACGGCGTCGACGAGACGGAGCAGGCGACCTACTTCCAGCAGGCCCACAACGGCGTGCCGGTCAGGATGGCCATTCTGGACCTGCTGCTCGGAGGTGACCGATGA
- the pyrI gene encoding aspartate carbamoyltransferase regulatory subunit, giving the protein MSDHELRVSKIRNGTVIDHIAGGQALNVLAIVGIDGSGGDAVSVGMNVPSDRLGQKDIVKVEGRELSQDEVDVLSLIAPAATINIVRDFDVVEKHRVERPDQVVGVLECPNRHCITTEDEPVQSRFEVLEDGVRCEFCDTIVREDLAELIVD; this is encoded by the coding sequence ATGAGCGACCACGAACTCCGCGTCAGCAAGATCCGCAACGGCACCGTCATCGACCACATCGCCGGCGGGCAGGCGCTGAACGTCCTCGCCATCGTCGGCATCGACGGCAGCGGCGGCGACGCCGTCTCCGTCGGCATGAACGTCCCCTCGGATCGGCTCGGCCAGAAGGACATCGTGAAGGTCGAGGGCCGGGAGCTGTCCCAGGACGAGGTCGACGTCCTCTCGCTGATCGCGCCGGCGGCGACGATCAACATCGTCCGCGACTTCGACGTCGTCGAGAAGCACCGCGTCGAGCGGCCCGACCAGGTGGTGGGCGTCCTCGAGTGTCCCAACCGCCACTGCATCACCACCGAGGACGAACCGGTCCAGTCGCGCTTCGAGGTCCTGGAAGACGGCGTCCGCTGCGAGTTCTGCGACACCATCGTCCGCGAGGACCTGGCCGAACTCATCGTGGACTGA